A part of Bacillus rossius redtenbacheri isolate Brsri chromosome 1, Brsri_v3, whole genome shotgun sequence genomic DNA contains:
- the LOC134527426 gene encoding uncharacterized protein LOC134527426, with protein sequence MAQIYSETQNSPSSLQLAVSSASECAGTSASTNTTRPIWSNSHSVNSKMFSFLDHMTPTAKDKANELLAKAIYVSGAPLSMVEHPLWQEFFKLIRPTYSLPTRISVSKTLLDAEFPKTQNRIKGIIADARNFALQCNGWSNLRNKSIFNFIINTPQPVFVDSINTKDNRHTGEYIAGEMKTILMKYDPRKFLIIFGDNASNMKKAGELVENEFPHIVSIGCIAHTLHILCNDIVKCESVSNCFKRVVDIIKTIKQSHILTSVLSEINETKGNKTTLHLPAVTRWGSFLHCLDSMMNNRVSLQTLAVTGCLPDLVNEIP encoded by the exons ATGGCTCAGATTTACAGTGAAACACAAAATTCACCATCATCTTTACAACTTGCAGTCTCAAGTGCTTCAGAATGTGCAGGAACTAGTGCCAGTACTAATACAACTAGGCCAATATGGTCTAACTCACACAGtgtaaattcaaaaatgttttcttttctcGACCATATGACTCCAACAGCTAAG GACAAAGCCAATGAGTTGCTGGCTAAAGCTATCTATGTTAGTGGAGCACCTTTATCAATGGTTGAGCATCCACTGTGGCAAGAATTCTTTAAGTTAATTCGCCCCACATACAGTCTGCCAACACGAATATCAGTTTCAAAAACCCTTCTCGATGCAGAGTTTCCAAAAACTCAAAATAGAATTAAAGGAATAATAGCTGATGCAAGAAACTTTGCTCTGCAGTGCAATGGCTGGAGCAATCTCAG gaaTAAAAGCATTTTCAATTTCATCATCAACACACCACAGCCAGTGTTTGTAGACTCTATTAATACCAAAGACAACCGTCATACTGGAGAATACATCGCTggtgaaatgaaaacaattttgatgaaatatgaTCCAAGAAAGTTCTTAATAATTTTTGGTGATAATGCTTCCAATATGAAGAaagcaggtgaactggtagaaaATGAATTTCCACATATTGTGTCTATTGGATGTATAGCACATACACTACATATTTTATGCAATGATATTGTGAAGTGTGAGTCAGTTTCTAATTGTTTCAAAAGAGTAGTTGACATCATTAAAACAATCAAACAGTCTCATATTTTAACTTCAGTACTTTCTGAAATTAATGAGACAAAAGGTAACAAAACTACTCTTCACTTGCCTGCTGTAACCCGTTggggaagtttcttacattgctTAGACAGTATGATGAACAACAGAGTAAGTTTACAGACCTTAGCAgtaacagggtgtctaccagatctagtaaatgaaattccctga